One window from the genome of Epinephelus fuscoguttatus linkage group LG3, E.fuscoguttatus.final_Chr_v1 encodes:
- the LOC125886308 gene encoding piggyBac transposable element-derived protein 2-like has translation MAKQENSVTDDPVRQGAPLGADEVRLPIQYFRDFFDADLLGSIVEQSNLYCTQQNQNCALKLDQNELEQFIGTVVYMSVLHLPRPRMYWSSACRVSQVADVMSRDRWEEIIHFIHFNDNMAPNNGDRLFKVRSLIDSLLPKFQALPQAQMLSVDEQMVPFKGRSSLKQYIPEKPYKWGYKIFVLCDTEGLVHSFDIFAGKIGPAPGHPDIGASGNIVLKLAQDIHDAANHLLCFDNRFSSLDLFVALANKGIPALGTVQQSCLKGCSFSEDTEIKKKRRGTFEEQQVDVDNVEIRAVKWFDNSGVIVASTFASAWPVSNIERWDRKLKKKVSVECPGIISLYTKFMGGVDALDALIADYRIHIRSKKYYHRFFFHFVDMVIVNSWLLYRRDCESLSVPRKKQMDLLAFRTSIAQALCMQGKDLSKNKRGPPSSDVEREFEKKKRRGPAKAIPTQEVRSDAVGHWPVVERERQRCKFPNCKGQTVFKCAKCNVHLCLNKNKNCFREFHE, from the coding sequence ATGGCGAAGCAAGAGAACTCTGTAACAGACGATCCAGTTAGGCAAGGTGCTCCTCTGGGTGCTGATGAAGTCAGACTGCCCATTCAATACTTCAGAGACTTTTTTGACGCTGATCTTTTGGGTAGTATTGTGGAACAAAGCAATCTGTATTGCacacaacaaaatcaaaattgTGCCCTCAAATTGGATCAGAATGAACTGGAGCAGTTTATTGGCACTGTAGTGTACATGAGTGTTTTGCATTTACCTAGGCCAAGAATGTACTGGTCCAGTGCATGTCGAGTATCACAGGTGGCTGATGTGATGTCCCGAGACAGATGGGAAGAAATaatacatttcattcatttcaatgacAACATGGCACCCAATAACGGTGATAGGCTTTTCAAAGTCAGGTCACTTATTGATTCACTTCTCCCCAAATTTCAGGCTCTCCCTCAAGCTCAAATGTTATCTGTTGATGAGCAAATGGTGCCATTCAAAGGCAGATCAAGTCTAAAGCAGTATATCCCCGAGAAGCCATACAAATGGGGATACAAAATCTTTGTGCTTTGTGACACAGAAGGCCTGGTGCATTCATTTGACATATTTGCAGGGAAAATTGGTCCTGCACCAGGACACCCAGACATTGGGGCAAGTGGAAACATTGTGCTAAAGCTTGCACAAGATATTCATGATGCTGCCAATCACTTGCTGTGCTTTGACAACCGGTTTTCCTCCTTGGATTTGTTTGTTGCTCTTGCAAACAAGGGGATACCAGCCCTTGGTACTGTGCAGCAAAGTTGCCTGAAAGGGTGCAGTTTCAGTGAAGacacagaaataaagaaaaagagaagagggACATTTGAAGAGCAACAGGTTGACGTAGACAATGTGGAAATAAGAGCAGTCAAATGGTTTGACAACAGCGGGGTGATCGTTGCTAGCACTTTTGCCAGTGCCTGGCCTGTTTCTAACATAGAAAGATGGGATAGAAAGTTGAAAAAGAAAGTGTCTGTGGAATGCCCAGGTATCATCAGCCTGTACACCAAGTTCATGGGCGGGGTTGATGCTCTTGATGCACTGATTGCAGATTACCGCATCCACATAAGGTCAAAAAAGTACTACCATAGGTTCTTTTTTCACTTTGTGGATATGGTCATTGTCAACAGCTGGTTGTTGTATCGGCGTGATTGTGAGTCACTGAGTGTTCCGAGAAAGAAGCAGATGGATTTGCTTGCTTTCAGAACATCTATTGCACAGGCGCTCTGCATGCAAGGCAAGGATCTGTCAAAAAACAAGAGGGGGCCGCCTTCATCGGATGTTGAAAGGGAGTTTGAAAAGAAGAAGCGCCGAGGTCCAGCTAAGGCTATTCCAACACAGGAAGTCCGTTCAGATGCTGTGGGTCACTGGCCAGTGGTTGAAAGAGAGCGGCAACGCTGCAAATTCCCAAATTGTAAGGGCCAGACTGTGTTCAAATGTGCAAAGTGCAACGTTCACCTGTGcctcaacaaaaacaagaactgCTTTCGTGAATTCCACGAGTAA